The following are encoded in a window of Peptococcaceae bacterium genomic DNA:
- a CDS encoding VOC family protein, whose protein sequence is MLKELLHIGFVVRSIDETMKSLLKLGAVELGRKAFPETGQTSALISIGNTRYELMEPLGENGVVPKYLEKHGEGFHHISFLCGNVDEECARLEREGIKVLNKTIGDGKHKFFTHPKSSGGIIYEISEQYD, encoded by the coding sequence GTGTTAAAAGAGCTTCTGCATATTGGTTTTGTTGTTCGCAGCATTGACGAAACGATGAAATCCTTGTTAAAGCTTGGGGCAGTCGAGCTGGGGCGGAAAGCGTTCCCTGAAACAGGGCAGACATCAGCACTGATTTCCATCGGCAATACCAGATATGAACTCATGGAGCCATTGGGAGAAAATGGGGTGGTGCCTAAGTATTTGGAGAAGCATGGAGAAGGCTTCCACCATATCTCCTTTCTGTGCGGCAACGTGGATGAGGAATGCGCCCGCTTGGAAAGAGAAGGAATCAAGGTTCTTAACAAAACGATCGGCGATGGGAAGCACAAATTTTTCACCCATCCCAAAAGCAGCGGGGGCATTATTTATGAGATTTCCGAACAATACGACTGA